In one Candidatus Zixiibacteriota bacterium genomic region, the following are encoded:
- a CDS encoding vitamin B12-dependent ribonucleotide reductase has translation MNEYRDVQVSSNAMEVLKRRYLLRDKQGRVIESPKDMFLRVANYIAEADRLYGADENRVEKTARKFYEMMAALEFLPNSPTLMNAGKSLGQLSACFVLPVGDSMEEIFETNKNAALIHKSGGGTGFSFSRLRPKNSIVASTSGVASGPVSFMKVYNSSTEAVKQGGTRRGANMGILRVDHPDILDFISCKRDTSEITNFNISVAVTDAFMDALRENRSYPLLNPHTGRTHEIDGEEVHLDAREVFDLIVDNAWATGEPGIMFIDRVNRLNPTRPSEVIEATNPCGEQPLPPYDSCNLGSVNLGLFVKQPLPSKYTISSPEEGIDWDRLGTVVRAAVHFLDNVIDRNKYPIEPIEKQTKKNRRIGLGVMGWADMLVRLGLPYTSDQAIELAGKVMGFIESEGHKHSSELAKARGKFPNWDGSVYKEDNIAMRNATVTTIAPTGTISIIAGCSSGIEPYYAIAFERNVMDGTKLTEVNPLFRETAARDGFYSDDLVSRVSSRRTLADIKEIPDNVKALFLTAADISADEHVRMQAAFQKHCDSSVSKTINFPEFATRDDVRSAYLLAYDSGCKGVTIYRDNSRPNQVLSTGGAGAMAVIDSSKVEKRPNVLPGITEKIRTGYGNLYVTVNTRDGRPFEVFAHIGKSGYTTMADTEAICRLISLALRSGVPVGQVIRQLRGIGGSSQIFADGAKVSSIPDAIAQVLNKHFGDPAERVDSLSTSGEICPQCSAAMRLDSGCFTCASCGYSTC, from the coding sequence ATGAATGAATATAGGGATGTACAGGTTTCTTCGAACGCGATGGAAGTGCTCAAGCGGCGCTATCTTCTGCGCGATAAGCAGGGGAGAGTCATCGAGTCGCCCAAAGACATGTTTCTGCGTGTGGCCAATTATATCGCCGAGGCCGACCGGCTGTATGGCGCCGATGAAAATCGGGTGGAAAAGACCGCCCGCAAATTCTACGAGATGATGGCGGCGCTCGAATTTCTGCCCAACTCTCCCACCCTGATGAACGCGGGAAAGTCTCTCGGGCAACTCTCGGCCTGTTTTGTCCTGCCTGTGGGTGACTCCATGGAAGAGATCTTCGAGACCAACAAAAACGCCGCCCTTATTCACAAATCCGGCGGAGGTACCGGCTTCTCATTCTCGCGCCTCCGGCCCAAGAACTCCATTGTGGCTTCTACATCGGGGGTAGCATCAGGACCGGTATCATTTATGAAAGTCTACAATTCGTCTACCGAAGCGGTAAAGCAGGGCGGCACGCGCCGCGGCGCCAACATGGGAATCCTGCGAGTGGACCACCCCGATATTCTCGATTTTATCTCCTGCAAACGTGACACCTCCGAGATAACCAACTTCAACATTTCAGTCGCCGTCACCGATGCCTTCATGGATGCCTTAAGGGAGAATAGAAGCTATCCTCTTTTGAATCCACACACTGGCAGAACTCATGAAATCGATGGTGAAGAAGTACATCTCGATGCCCGCGAGGTTTTCGACCTGATTGTCGACAACGCCTGGGCGACCGGCGAACCCGGAATCATGTTCATTGATCGGGTAAACCGCCTGAACCCCACCAGACCTTCGGAGGTAATCGAAGCTACCAATCCCTGCGGGGAACAGCCGCTTCCGCCCTATGATTCGTGCAACCTTGGCTCTGTCAATCTCGGTCTGTTCGTGAAACAGCCGTTGCCGTCCAAATACACCATATCCTCACCCGAAGAGGGCATTGACTGGGATCGGCTGGGAACGGTTGTGCGAGCCGCGGTGCATTTTCTCGACAATGTCATTGACCGCAACAAATACCCGATTGAACCGATCGAAAAACAAACGAAAAAAAACCGGCGTATAGGGCTCGGGGTTATGGGATGGGCCGATATGCTTGTCCGTCTCGGACTGCCTTACACCAGCGACCAGGCTATCGAACTGGCCGGCAAAGTCATGGGTTTCATCGAAAGCGAAGGGCACAAGCATTCTTCGGAACTGGCCAAGGCACGAGGGAAATTTCCGAACTGGGATGGCTCCGTTTACAAAGAAGACAATATTGCCATGCGCAACGCTACGGTTACGACTATCGCTCCCACGGGTACTATTTCGATTATCGCGGGGTGCTCCTCAGGCATCGAACCATACTACGCCATAGCGTTCGAACGTAATGTCATGGACGGAACAAAGCTTACCGAAGTCAATCCGCTCTTCAGAGAGACAGCCGCAAGGGACGGGTTTTATTCTGATGATCTCGTTTCCAGGGTATCTTCGCGAAGAACGCTGGCCGATATAAAAGAAATCCCCGACAACGTCAAGGCTCTTTTTCTTACTGCCGCGGATATTTCGGCCGATGAGCACGTGCGTATGCAGGCGGCCTTTCAGAAACATTGCGATTCTTCGGTTTCGAAAACCATCAATTTCCCGGAATTCGCCACCCGCGATGATGTCCGCAGCGCCTATCTGCTTGCCTACGATTCCGGATGCAAGGGCGTGACAATTTACCGCGATAATTCGCGTCCCAACCAGGTCCTTTCTACCGGTGGCGCGGGCGCCATGGCAGTCATCGATTCCTCAAAAGTGGAAAAACGCCCCAACGTCCTGCCCGGCATAACCGAAAAGATAAGAACCGGCTATGGCAATCTTTATGTTACTGTAAATACACGCGACGGCCGGCCATTCGAAGTATTTGCCCACATCGGCAAATCCGGCTATACGACTATGGCCGATACCGAGGCTATTTGCCGGCTGATTTCCCTGGCCCTGAGATCGGGAGTCCCGGTGGGGCAGGTGATACGTCAACTCCGCGGCATCGGCGGCTCCAGCCAGATTTTTGCCGATGGCGCCAAGGTTTCCTCAATTCCCGATGCCATTGCGCAAGTTTTGAACAAGCACTTTGGGGATCCCGCAGAGAGAGTTGACAGTTTATCAACTTCGGGAGAAATTTGCCCGCAGTGCTCTGCGGCCATGAGATTAGACTCGGGCTGCTTCACTTGCGCATCTTGTGGTTATTCAACCTGCTAA
- the pyrE gene encoding orotate phosphoribosyltransferase, with protein sequence MNQQQIIELFKSSNALLTGHFKLTSGKHSDVYYEKFTLLKQPTLCTKICQEMAARFSGSGAVTVVGPTTGGIIIAYDIARYMGIEAIYAEPGDEGRVFKRGFYLEKGQKVVIVDDVLTTGRSVFEVIDLVNSYQAEIVGVGLMLDRSNGTVKFDYPYFALATVAANAWPPEECPLCAKGIEITQRGSRKF encoded by the coding sequence ATGAATCAGCAGCAGATAATCGAACTGTTCAAATCATCAAACGCCCTTCTGACAGGCCACTTCAAACTGACATCGGGAAAACACAGCGATGTTTACTACGAAAAATTCACTTTGCTCAAACAGCCGACACTGTGCACCAAAATCTGCCAGGAGATGGCCGCGCGATTCAGCGGCAGCGGCGCGGTGACCGTCGTGGGTCCCACCACCGGCGGGATTATAATCGCCTACGACATCGCCAGATATATGGGCATCGAAGCCATCTACGCCGAACCCGGCGATGAGGGGAGAGTCTTTAAGCGCGGCTTCTATCTGGAAAAAGGACAAAAAGTGGTTATCGTCGATGATGTTCTCACCACCGGAAGGTCAGTCTTTGAAGTCATTGACCTGGTCAATTCCTACCAGGCCGAAATAGTCGGCGTCGGCCTTATGCTCGACCGGTCCAACGGTACCGTAAAATTCGACTATCCGTATTTCGCGCTCGCCACCGTCGCGGCCAACGCCTGGCCGCCCGAAGAGTGCCCGCTTTGCGCCAAAGGAATCGAAATCACACAAAGAGGTAGCCGGAAATTTTAA
- the acpS gene encoding holo-ACP synthase, with amino-acid sequence MVNSIGLDLVEVARISKDLDKYGRRFAERVLSGNELVLFDRRRDRAIFLAGRFAAKEAVIKGLGHYLDDRPAFCEIEIVNNASGQPTLRLPASIEEKIGSYRCLISITHDKNYAAAVAVFLEEK; translated from the coding sequence TTGGTTAATTCGATAGGCCTTGACTTAGTTGAAGTTGCGCGAATAAGCAAAGATCTCGATAAGTACGGACGGCGCTTCGCCGAACGGGTACTAAGTGGTAATGAACTGGTACTTTTCGACAGGCGTCGTGATCGAGCGATCTTCCTGGCAGGACGTTTCGCCGCCAAAGAAGCCGTAATCAAAGGGTTGGGACACTATCTGGACGATCGACCCGCCTTCTGCGAAATCGAAATCGTTAACAACGCCTCCGGTCAACCCACCCTGAGATTACCCGCCTCAATTGAAGAAAAAATCGGAAGCTATCGTTGCCTTATATCCATCACCCATGACAAAAACTACGCCGCCGCCGTCGCGGTATTTCTGGAGGAAAAATGA
- a CDS encoding response regulator — protein MSKLANSDINILVVDDEEVVLSLVRDSLEEDGFVVRTASDAFEALESIEERAVELLITDIRMPRMDGIELVQKVRKSYPNIAVIFTTGYANLNSAKDALRQGASDYILKPFELKEMRQAVHNAVEKIKREADSRESDTQLDRLSDLHHMLFTVGDKKTLITISLRFAMMHCNSSHGSVLYWNSNTADVRVLSVSGEDIAETELPERVWLEGVNHLEPEHVHQPMVVSSLSEHPLFRHLADQNLEHNILPSLEQDGRLALVTPVCRGSSVYGVLIICVDSNSARVEDSSLRFLTFTTHQLAMSLENLEFLEEAQNAYTRLKELQDETIQLEKMATRGEMSAEIGHELNNFLGVVAGNLSLLDHQLKKKNYDELERYVSVMADNIGKIKNFTANLMDLRPISTTKEIVYFDKLIKEVIDYLKPQRRFRQVTINLVAISEPLPFEADTVHIQQVLYNLFNNAADAMMDCERREITLNAAPNEDRTSFRVTITDTGVGIQPENLRRVFHEKFTTKEKGHGFGLVVCKRIIESHHGKISIDSAPGMGTSISIDFPLHLHPVEVASAI, from the coding sequence ATGAGTAAGCTTGCCAACAGCGACATAAACATACTTGTGGTTGACGACGAAGAAGTGGTCCTATCTCTCGTGCGTGATTCTTTGGAAGAGGACGGATTCGTCGTGCGAACCGCTTCAGATGCTTTCGAGGCGCTTGAAAGCATTGAAGAAAGGGCGGTGGAACTTCTGATCACTGATATTCGCATGCCCCGAATGGACGGTATCGAATTAGTTCAGAAAGTCCGCAAGTCTTATCCGAACATAGCCGTAATTTTCACCACCGGTTACGCCAATCTCAATTCGGCCAAGGATGCTCTCAGGCAGGGGGCTTCCGATTATATTCTTAAGCCGTTTGAGCTTAAGGAAATGCGGCAGGCTGTCCATAACGCGGTCGAAAAGATCAAAAGGGAAGCCGACTCCAGAGAATCCGATACGCAGCTTGACCGGCTGTCGGATTTACATCACATGCTGTTCACTGTCGGAGACAAGAAGACCCTGATTACGATCTCGCTACGTTTTGCCATGATGCACTGCAATTCGAGTCATGGCTCGGTCCTTTACTGGAACAGCAATACGGCGGATGTACGCGTTCTGTCGGTAAGCGGCGAGGATATCGCGGAAACGGAACTCCCCGAACGGGTCTGGCTGGAAGGCGTAAACCACCTTGAGCCGGAGCATGTACATCAGCCCATGGTGGTGTCATCGCTGAGCGAACACCCCCTCTTCCGACACCTCGCCGATCAGAATCTTGAACACAACATTTTGCCTTCGCTCGAGCAGGATGGACGGCTGGCGTTGGTGACGCCGGTATGCCGGGGATCATCTGTCTATGGCGTTCTGATAATCTGCGTGGATTCGAATTCGGCCAGAGTGGAGGACTCAAGCCTGAGATTTCTTACATTTACGACGCACCAGCTGGCAATGTCGCTTGAGAACCTTGAGTTTCTCGAAGAGGCGCAGAATGCTTACACTCGTCTGAAGGAACTTCAGGACGAGACCATTCAGCTGGAGAAGATGGCGACCCGTGGTGAAATGTCGGCCGAGATAGGGCACGAGCTGAACAACTTCCTGGGCGTGGTGGCGGGCAATCTTTCACTTCTGGATCATCAACTCAAGAAGAAGAACTATGACGAATTAGAGCGCTATGTTTCGGTGATGGCCGACAATATCGGGAAGATCAAGAATTTTACGGCGAACCTGATGGATTTAAGACCCATTTCGACAACCAAGGAGATTGTCTACTTTGACAAACTCATCAAAGAGGTCATCGACTACTTGAAGCCGCAGAGACGATTCAGGCAGGTGACGATTAATCTGGTTGCTATCAGCGAGCCGCTGCCGTTCGAGGCCGATACGGTTCATATCCAGCAGGTTCTCTATAACTTATTCAATAACGCCGCCGATGCTATGATGGACTGCGAGCGAAGAGAGATTACTCTGAACGCGGCCCCCAACGAAGACCGTACATCGTTTCGGGTTACCATCACCGACACGGGAGTTGGCATCCAGCCCGAGAACCTTCGCAGAGTATTTCACGAGAAATTTACGACGAAGGAGAAGGGTCACGGTTTCGGACTGGTGGTTTGCAAGCGAATCATCGAAAGCCATCACGGTAAGATCAGTATCGATTCGGCTCCCGGTATGGGAACATCGATCAGCATCGACTTTCCTCTTCATCTGCACCCGGTCGAAGTCGCCAGCGCTATCTGA
- a CDS encoding response regulator, giving the protein MVKILIIDDSEVIRNLLTEYLSDLGYQVDSAFDGQDGIEKALSGDYGLVLCDIHMPRKNGFEVLRAVTATKPDMMFVMTDSLPDKLSELAQQAGAYCCLKKPFDLTEVKTVVKKLLSEIRAYE; this is encoded by the coding sequence GTGGTAAAAATACTGATTATAGACGACTCAGAGGTTATCAGGAACTTACTCACCGAGTATCTCTCCGATCTGGGGTATCAGGTCGACTCCGCGTTTGACGGTCAGGATGGGATTGAGAAAGCTTTATCCGGCGATTACGGGCTTGTCCTGTGCGACATTCACATGCCGCGCAAAAACGGATTTGAAGTACTGCGAGCGGTTACCGCGACCAAGCCCGACATGATGTTTGTTATGACCGATTCTCTTCCCGACAAGCTTTCGGAGCTTGCCCAGCAGGCAGGAGCATATTGTTGTCTGAAGAAGCCGTTTGACCTGACCGAGGTCAAGACGGTCGTGAAAAAGTTACTTTCCGAGATTCGCGCTTATGAGTAA
- a CDS encoding response regulator: protein MDKKSILIVDDEEIIREFLYEVLNEDYQISMACDGDEAIEQLSANNFDLIITDLKMPKVSGEEVVKYARDVDPRPKVIVISGYSSLYTVSQSVNCGACAFLSKPFSIKELLQAVSTAIGA from the coding sequence ATGGACAAAAAGTCTATTCTAATTGTTGATGATGAAGAAATAATCCGGGAGTTCCTTTACGAAGTCCTCAATGAGGATTATCAGATAAGTATGGCTTGTGACGGCGATGAGGCCATAGAGCAGTTGTCGGCCAACAACTTTGATCTGATAATCACTGACCTTAAGATGCCCAAGGTGTCCGGCGAGGAAGTGGTAAAGTATGCCCGTGATGTCGATCCGCGTCCAAAGGTAATAGTCATATCGGGCTATTCGAGTCTTTATACCGTAAGCCAGTCCGTAAACTGCGGGGCCTGCGCGTTTTTGTCCAAGCCGTTCAGTATCAAAGAGCTTTTGCAGGCGGTGTCAACCGCCATAGGGGCCTGA
- a CDS encoding ABC transporter substrate-binding protein, producing MVPSLKNVLYAIGVAVAAVVSSSTTYGAPIEIAVLTSDSSTSTLRTLAGAEKVIAQEYPQASFTSFTIGRDSVEDQSTVIAIRSLGPTLILTIGSSATELAKRNFEDIPIVFSAVKYPELSGFVESNEKPGRNITGASLDIPTDVQFGYFQKIIPSLKKLGVLYTENTASLIPQAKIVAGQLGLELVALNVESDKGLPAALDSLTSVVDALWSVADPNLFKPQSTRYILLQTVRKQIPFMGFSRYVVESGALCALDFDYKAVGLQAGAIANRVISGVSPDSIAVTSADVIWFHYNENTAKRINITIPEELVAVAKEVYR from the coding sequence ATGGTCCCGAGCCTCAAAAATGTCTTATACGCTATTGGGGTTGCCGTAGCGGCAGTGGTGTCCTCCTCGACGACCTATGGCGCTCCGATAGAGATCGCGGTGTTGACAAGTGACAGTTCGACCTCAACTTTGAGGACTTTGGCCGGCGCTGAAAAGGTGATTGCTCAGGAGTATCCTCAGGCAAGTTTCACGTCGTTCACCATCGGCAGAGACAGTGTGGAGGATCAATCCACAGTGATCGCCATAAGAAGTCTCGGGCCGACGTTGATATTGACGATTGGCAGTTCGGCGACGGAATTGGCAAAGCGAAATTTCGAAGATATTCCAATAGTCTTCTCTGCCGTAAAATACCCTGAACTTTCGGGCTTTGTCGAATCCAACGAGAAACCGGGCCGGAATATAACGGGTGCGTCGCTGGACATTCCGACAGATGTCCAGTTCGGTTATTTCCAAAAAATAATCCCTTCGTTAAAAAAGCTGGGGGTTCTTTATACCGAAAACACGGCGAGTCTGATACCCCAGGCGAAGATCGTTGCCGGTCAGCTGGGTCTGGAGCTGGTAGCTCTCAATGTCGAGAGTGACAAGGGCCTTCCGGCCGCATTGGATTCGCTGACATCGGTAGTTGACGCGTTGTGGTCGGTGGCCGATCCGAATCTGTTCAAGCCCCAGTCCACCAGATATATTTTGCTTCAGACGGTGCGCAAGCAGATACCTTTTATGGGTTTTTCGAGGTATGTGGTGGAATCGGGGGCTTTGTGCGCGCTGGACTTTGACTACAAAGCCGTGGGACTTCAGGCCGGCGCCATCGCCAATAGAGTCATCAGTGGTGTATCCCCCGACAGCATCGCCGTCACCTCGGCCGATGTCATCTGGTTTCATTATAATGAGAATACGGCCAAGCGCATAAACATAACGATTCCCGAGGAGCTTGTGGCCGTAGCCAAGGAGGTGTATCGATGA
- a CDS encoding ATP-binding protein: MNLLGYFRNLNLQTKFVLPIYALLIAVIVSISALLIEQQSDGFRREMETNGETMVRMLQMNVESGVLFESKYELFSALNVLSRFDFVQYASVSNSDGEILASIGYWEKERYRLSAEVKHKDKVNHNDCRHLYFQDSEGNEFIEISVPVLSRTEKLDRETLGITGNLDGAIDPPYVMEKIGSIRLILSLEVVNEAIANATRSVIGLTVLILILSLVVLTSLVKFVTRPIKRLVVATDQISQGDLSQQVVVKQHDEIGQLATTFNKMVESLKQSRQEIEQYNRTLEEKIIERTLELEEAQTQLIQSEKLSAIGQLAAGVAHELNNPLGGILGYTQFALEKMKKVNPEQITARELNNYIRYLTDVETQARRCKTIVQNLLRFSRSSRTSEFAEVDINRVINDTCTFVEHQLSMNQISLVVQTTNDLPAVQGNAGQLQQVLTNLIINAMHASPPNTEIKLITRLSPALGEFGGAIEILCVDQGVGIPPEDIKKIFEPFFTTKEVGKGTGLGLSVSYGIIKEHGGEIKVKSAPGEGTTFTVILPVQKAQAGADIQSKGFLDIVSGKSDK, encoded by the coding sequence ATGAACCTTCTTGGATATTTCCGCAATCTCAATTTGCAGACGAAATTTGTCCTGCCGATTTATGCTCTGTTGATTGCTGTTATAGTCTCAATCAGCGCCCTGTTGATCGAGCAGCAGTCCGATGGTTTCCGAAGAGAAATGGAGACCAATGGCGAGACCATGGTGAGAATGCTTCAGATGAACGTAGAGAGCGGTGTACTGTTTGAATCCAAGTACGAGCTTTTCAGCGCCCTTAATGTTCTGTCTCGATTCGATTTCGTTCAGTATGCATCGGTATCGAACAGTGATGGAGAGATACTGGCCAGTATAGGATACTGGGAAAAAGAGCGTTACCGGTTATCGGCTGAAGTAAAGCACAAGGACAAGGTGAATCATAACGACTGCCGGCACTTGTATTTCCAGGACAGTGAAGGCAATGAGTTCATAGAGATATCGGTACCGGTACTGTCCCGAACCGAGAAGCTCGATCGAGAGACACTGGGTATTACGGGAAATCTTGATGGGGCTATTGATCCACCTTACGTGATGGAGAAGATCGGAAGTATCAGGCTTATATTGTCGCTGGAGGTCGTGAATGAAGCCATTGCCAACGCCACCAGAAGCGTGATTGGCCTGACGGTGCTGATTTTGATCCTGTCGCTGGTGGTCCTGACATCGCTGGTGAAGTTCGTAACCAGGCCGATCAAGAGGCTGGTGGTCGCGACCGACCAGATCAGCCAGGGTGATCTCAGCCAGCAGGTTGTTGTCAAGCAGCACGACGAGATAGGTCAGTTGGCAACGACTTTCAACAAGATGGTGGAGTCACTCAAGCAATCGCGTCAGGAAATCGAGCAGTATAATCGCACGCTGGAAGAGAAGATTATCGAGCGCACGCTTGAACTCGAGGAGGCGCAAACGCAGTTGATTCAATCGGAGAAGCTGAGCGCCATCGGGCAGCTTGCGGCGGGAGTGGCCCACGAGTTGAACAATCCGCTGGGTGGAATTCTGGGGTATACGCAATTCGCGCTGGAGAAAATGAAAAAGGTCAATCCAGAACAGATAACCGCCAGGGAGTTGAACAATTACATTCGATATCTTACGGATGTCGAGACACAGGCGCGGCGGTGCAAGACAATTGTCCAGAATCTCCTGAGATTCTCGCGCTCCTCAAGGACCAGTGAGTTTGCCGAAGTTGATATCAACCGGGTGATCAACGACACCTGCACTTTCGTGGAACATCAGCTCAGCATGAACCAGATATCGCTGGTGGTCCAGACCACCAATGATCTGCCTGCCGTTCAGGGGAACGCCGGGCAGCTGCAGCAGGTGTTGACCAATCTGATAATCAATGCCATGCACGCTTCGCCGCCCAATACCGAGATTAAACTGATAACTCGGCTCAGCCCGGCTTTGGGTGAATTTGGAGGAGCGATAGAGATTCTCTGTGTGGACCAAGGCGTGGGAATCCCGCCGGAGGACATCAAGAAGATCTTTGAGCCGTTCTTTACGACCAAGGAGGTCGGAAAAGGCACGGGATTGGGCCTGTCGGTAAGTTACGGGATAATCAAGGAACATGGCGGAGAGATAAAGGTGAAATCAGCCCCCGGTGAAGGGACCACTTTCACGGTAATATTACCGGTTCAGAAAGCCCAGGCGGGGGCCGATATCCAGAGTAAGGGTTTTTTGGACATAGTTTCGGGTAAATCTGATAAGTAA